TCACTCAGCACGCCAGGTGGTCCAGCGCCCTGCCCAGCAGCCGTGGCAGCGTCGCGGCCATCCTCTCCAGCTGCGGATCCGGTGTCGTACGGCGACGGTTGTGTTTGACGATCAACGACCAGGTCGCCGTCGACTTGAAACAGGCCAGTGCCTGAAACCAGCCCAGATCAGGCACGCTGCGGCCCATGGTGCGCCGGTAGTGCGCGGCCAGCTCGTGCACCGGGGGAGTCCGTCCGCGATAGGGGGTGGCCCGGCCGTAGGTCTCCGGGTCGGCGTTGATCAGGAACCAGCCCAGATCGACCCGCGGATCGCCCACCGACCAGATCTCCCAGTCGACAACTGCGGTGATGCGCCCGCCGACACACAGCAGATTGCCCAATCGGAAGTCGCCGTGCACGAGTGCCGGCGGGCCGGGGGCCGGAGTCGTCGAGCGCAGCGCCGCGGCGACGCGTTGCCAATCCGGCACCAGTTCCTGCGGCACGGTGGTCAGGCTGACGCACCACTTGTCGAGTTCGGCAGCCGGCGCCACCACAGGCTCATCGTCCAGCCCGAGTTCAGCCGGGACCAGCCGATGCAGTGCCGCCAGCAGCTGCGCGGCGTGCTGAACCCGTTCCGCGATCACCTCGACCGGACCCGCATCGACGGCGTCGAAGAGCGGCTCGGCCGCCGCACCATCGATGAAGGACATCACGAACAGCGGCGGTATTTCCGGTGGGTCGCCGTGGTCTTCGGCGAGGATCTCGGGCACCGGTACCGCCGTGCCCCCGAGCGTGCGGAGAATCCTGGCCTGGCGCAACACGTCACGGTGGGCGATCGGCGGCAGGCCGGGTGGGGCGACTTTGACCGCGACGCGGCGTCCGGTGAGCGTACCGGCGAACGTCAGGCTCGACGCCCCGCCGGCCAGCGCCCGCAGATCCGAGATCCCGTGTGGAGCGAGCCGCTGCCGCAGCCCGGCGAGAACATCGGCACTCAGCTCAGCGCGCCCATCTCGCGCAGGAACGACTGGGTGTGGGCGATGCGGCCGGTCATGGTGGCCGGGTCGCCGGTGCACAGCAGCAGCGCCGTACGGGTGATCAGTTCGATGTCCTCGGTATCCGTTTTCGCCAGGTCGAGGCTGCCGGCTCCGGGAGTGGCCACCGGGTTGGTGGGGGCTGCGGCGTTGACCGCGATTCCGTCGTCGAACAGCTCGGCCGCAAGGCTTTTCGTCAGCCGGTTCAGGGCGGCCTTGGCCATACCGTAGATCCCGAAGCCAGCGGTGCGGTCGAACTCGGAGAACGGCGGGCCGGAAGGCAAGTCTCCTCCCACCGAGGTGATGTTGAGGATCCAGCCTCGGCCGCGTTCGCGCATGCCGGGGATCGCCAGTTGCGCCAGATGCAGTGGGGCCAGTACGTGCATGTCCAGCATCAGCTGAATTCGCCGTTCGGGAAAGGTATCCAGCGGGCGCAGAAACGTCACGGCGGCATTGTTGACCAGGATGTCGGGCGGGCCGACCTGGGCCACTGTCTCGGCGAACAGCCGTTCGCGGTCGGCGGCCTTGGACAAGTCTGCGGCGATAGCGATCGCGGTGCCGCCGCGGCCGGAGATCTCAGCCTGGGTTTGTGCCAGCGAACCGTCGTACTTGGGATCGGGTTGAGCGGTTCGGGCGGTGAGCACCACCGTCGCGCCTTCCTCGGCCAGGCGCTGGGCGATCGCTTTGCCCAGACCGCGACTGCACCCCGTGACCAGAGCCACCTTCCCGGAGCACCGTGTCGTCACCGCCGCCTACGCCCTTCGTGTGTCGTCAGCAATTGACCGAGGATTCAGTCGAGAACGACGGCTTCCCTGCGCTCGGTGATCGGCAGGGCGCACTGCTGCTCGTCGCAGATCCGCTGCAGATTCTCGATGGTCTCCTCCAGCCCGGGGCCGATCCGCGGGCCGGGGGTGAACGTCGCGGGCAGGTGCCGCATGCCCTGGATGACGCCGATGGTGTCGTAGTGCACGGTTCCCTTCGGGTCACACCGATAGTCGGGCATCCGGTCGAGCACCGCGGTCAGCATCGACTTGAACACGGTGCGCGCCACGTTCGAACCCACGCAGCGGTGCACACCGAGTCCGAAGCTGAAGTGCCGGTTGCCTTTACGGTCTAGTTCCACCCGGTTGGGTTCATCGAAGATCGACGGATCCCGGTTGGCCATCGCCCAGGACAGCCACAGCCGTTCACCCTCTTTGAACCGCGTGCCCAGTAGCTCGGTGTCCTCGGCGAAGGTACGGCCGTCGCCGGCAGCCGGGGTGAAGTAGCGCAGGAACTCCTCGGTCGCGGGGTCCAGCAGGGTGTCGCGCTCCCGACTGAGCCGCTCACGCTCGTCGGGGTGCTCCGACAGCCACTCCAGCGAGTGGGCGGTCAGGGCGGTGGTGGTGTCGAACCCGCCGCCGATCACCAGGCCGACCATGCCCAGAGCGTCGATGTCGGGAACCGGTTCGCCGTCGATCTGCGCGGTGGCCAGAGCATTGACGATCCCCGGACGCGGGTTCTGTTTGATCTCAAAGTAATTGGTGAGGAGGTCGATGCCCATTTGCCGGTGCAGTTCGGCGACCCGCACCGAGTCGGGGTCGTGCTCGGGCGTGTAGACCGCCGCGTGGACCGGCTCGCAGTAGATCGTCCAG
This is a stretch of genomic DNA from Mycolicibacter terrae. It encodes these proteins:
- a CDS encoding phosphotransferase family protein; the protein is MSADVLAGLRQRLAPHGISDLRALAGGASSLTFAGTLTGRRVAVKVAPPGLPPIAHRDVLRQARILRTLGGTAVPVPEILAEDHGDPPEIPPLFVMSFIDGAAAEPLFDAVDAGPVEVIAERVQHAAQLLAALHRLVPAELGLDDEPVVAPAAELDKWCVSLTTVPQELVPDWQRVAAALRSTTPAPGPPALVHGDFRLGNLLCVGGRITAVVDWEIWSVGDPRVDLGWFLINADPETYGRATPYRGRTPPVHELAAHYRRTMGRSVPDLGWFQALACFKSTATWSLIVKHNRRRTTPDPQLERMAATLPRLLGRALDHLAC
- a CDS encoding SDR family NAD(P)-dependent oxidoreductase is translated as MTTRCSGKVALVTGCSRGLGKAIAQRLAEEGATVVLTARTAQPDPKYDGSLAQTQAEISGRGGTAIAIAADLSKAADRERLFAETVAQVGPPDILVNNAAVTFLRPLDTFPERRIQLMLDMHVLAPLHLAQLAIPGMRERGRGWILNITSVGGDLPSGPPFSEFDRTAGFGIYGMAKAALNRLTKSLAAELFDDGIAVNAAAPTNPVATPGAGSLDLAKTDTEDIELITRTALLLCTGDPATMTGRIAHTQSFLREMGALS
- a CDS encoding cytochrome P450 — its product is MSINEAVTNSAHKKERAYHFDRHTSEYRLNFESITEEMHAKCPMAWTEAYDGHWVAAGAQEVFELARCPHVSNDHDVNNERKGYKGISIPPAKRAVGVRGGMLEMDGDEHRFYRNVVNPYLSPAAIKRWEPFIDDIVRACINERIEEGRIDFVDDLANIAPAVFTLAMLGIPLKNWTIYCEPVHAAVYTPEHDPDSVRVAELHRQMGIDLLTNYFEIKQNPRPGIVNALATAQIDGEPVPDIDALGMVGLVIGGGFDTTTALTAHSLEWLSEHPDERERLSRERDTLLDPATEEFLRYFTPAAGDGRTFAEDTELLGTRFKEGERLWLSWAMANRDPSIFDEPNRVELDRKGNRHFSFGLGVHRCVGSNVARTVFKSMLTAVLDRMPDYRCDPKGTVHYDTIGVIQGMRHLPATFTPGPRIGPGLEETIENLQRICDEQQCALPITERREAVVLD